TGACCCTCTTCATCGCCGGACTGCTGCTCTCGGGCTTCGCCGTCAGCATGGAGCAGTTCCTGATCGGTCGACTGGTCCAGGGCCTCGGCGCGGGAGGGCAGACCGTCGCGTTGTACGTCGTCGTCGCGCGTCTCTACCCCGCGCATCTGCACGGGAGGGTGTTCGCCGCCTTCGCGGCGGCGTGGGTGGTGCCGTCGATGGTCGGTCCGTTCCTCGCGGGAGCTGTCGCCGAGTATCTCGACTGGCGCTGGGCGTTCCTCGGCGTCGCCGTGCTGACGACGATCGCCTTCCTCCTGATCGCGGTGCGCCTGCGCGGCGTCGATCTCGGTCACGGTGAGCCGCAGGACCGCCGTGCGCTCGTCATCCGCCTTCTCCTCGCCGTGGTCGTGGCCACGTTCGCTGTGCTGATCGGGTTCACGGCCGAGCTGGCGGTGCAGGTCGGGTGGCCGCTCGCCCTGGCATCCGTCGCCGTGATCGCGGTCGCTGTGCTGCCCCTGCTGCCCCGGAGGACGCTCCGTGCGGGCTTCGGGCTGCCGAGCGTCGTGCTCATGCGGGGGATCGCCGCAGGAGCGTTCTTCGCGGCGGAGGCGTACATCCCCTACCTGCTGATCGAGCGATTCGGATTCACCGCGACGTGGGCGGGCGTCGCACTCATGCTGGCCGCGTTCGCCTGGGCGGGCGCCTCTCAGCTGCAGGGCCGCGTCGGCGAGCGCCTCGGCAACACGCGCATCACGGTGATCAGCCTCTCCCTGATGCTGCTCGCGCTGGCGTGCGTGCTGGTGGCCGCGCTGTGGGCCGTGTCGCCGGCGCTGGTCGTGGTGGGCTGGGCCTTCGCGGGCGGCGGCATGGGCCTCCTGTACCCGCGACTGACCGTTCTGACCTTGGCGTACTCGAATCCCGGCAATCAGGGATTCAACTCGTCCGCGCTGTCGATCTCGGACTCGACGGGATCAGCCGTGGCGATCGCGCTGGCGGGCCTGGCCGTCGCGGGCCTCGGCGGCGAGGCGACGGCGTTCTCCGTCGTGTTCGCGTTCTGCCTCGGTCTCGTGCTGCTCGGGTTCGTCCCCGGACTCAGGCTCGGTCACGCCGCAGAGTCGGCGCGGCGCTGAGGGGTTCGCCGGAGTCGGCCAAGGCGCGGATGCCGAGGTCGAACACCCGGTCGAGGCCCGCGGTGACGTCGAGCGTCCCGCCGTTCTCCATCGCGCCGTGACTGTCGGCGTGCATGCGCTGCTGCACGAGCGTCGCGTGGCCCAGGATGAAGTGCAGCAGGGCGACCGCGCGCTGCGCGGGATCCGCCGCGCCCGAGCGGCGGAGGGCGTCTTCGAGGGCGGCCTGGGCGGTCGCGGACCCGAGACCCAGCGCGTACGTGCTGAGCACGAGCTCCGCACCGTCGCGGTGCGTGAAGAGGGCGTCGCGGATGCTCCGCGCCACCGTCGGCACGTCCGCATCCGCACGGGGGATCGACGCGGTGATGCGGTCGGCGAGGTCGGCGAGCAGCTCCTGCTTGCTCGAGAAGTGCCAGTAGAGGGCGCTGGGCTGCACATCGAGACGGCCGGCGATGCGGCGCATGGAGAGGTCGGCGAGCCCCACCTCGTCGAGCAGGGCGAGAGCGGCTCGAGCGACGCCCTCGCGGTCGTGCCGCGTCGAGTTGTACTCAGGGGTCATCCACTCAGTATAGTGAACGCTGTTCAGGTGAACGGTGTTCAGGAAGGACATGACAATGGCGGAGCAGAGCGGCGACCTCGGTCGCGACATTGCCAGGGTGGCGGTCTTCGCCGCGCTCATCGTGGTGCTCGGCACCGTGACGATCCCGATGCCAGGGGGAGTCCCGGTGACGGCGCAGACGCTGGGAGTGATGCTCGCGGGAGCGGTGCTCGGCCCGCGGCTCGCCCCGCTGTCGGTCCTGCTCGTGCTGCTTCTGGCTGCCGTGGGACTGCCGGTCCTCTCGGGAGGACGAGGGGGTCTCGGCGTCTTCCTCGGTCCGACCGCGGGCTATCTGATCGGGTGGATCGCCGGAGCGATCGTCGTCGGACTCATCGCCCGCAGCGCGCGTCCGAGCTGGTGGCGAGTGGGACTCGGGGCTCTCGTGGGGGGCATCCTGGTCGTCTATCTCTTCGGAATCCCCGTGCAGGCGCTCGTGCTCGGCGTCGATCTCGGCCCCACCGCTGTGTCGAGCCTCGTGTTCCTGCCCGGAGATCTGCTCAAGGTCGTCGCCGCGACGGTGCTCACGGTCACGTTGCGACGCGCGTACCCTCGGGCGTTCGGAACCCGCGGCAGCGCGGCCACTCGTGCCTCCGTCCGTGCGGCCTGAGACGGCGGTCGACACGATCTCGGTCGATCACGTCTCCGTGGTGCGCGACGACCGGACGATCCTCCGGGATGTCAGCGTGCAGCTCACGGCGCCGCGGATCGCGGTGATCGGCGCGAACGGGTCGGGCAAGTCGACATTCGCGCGTCTCCTCAATGCGCTGGTGCGCCCGTCGAGCGGACGCGTGAGCGTGCACGGTCTCGATGGGGAACGGGACACCGCGGCGCTGCGTCGTCGAGTCGGCTTCGTCTTCACCGACCCCCAGGCCCAGCTCCTGATGCCGACCCCGGCGGAGGATCTGGCCCTGTCGCTGAGGGGCGAGCCCCGCACCGAGATCGAGCGGCAGGTCGCCGAGACCCTCACGGCACACGGACTCGCCGCGCACGCCGACGTGCCGGCGTCCGAGCTCTCGGGCGGTCAGAAGCAGATGCTGGCGCTCGCCTCCGTCCTGATCGCGGGGCCGCGCCTGATCGTCGCCGATGAGCCGACCACCCTCCTCGACCTGCGCAATGCGCGCCGCATCTCGGAACTGCTGCTGACGCTCCCCATGCAGGTCGTGATCGTGACCCATGACCTCGAGCTCGCCGCCCGATGCGACCAGGTGCTGCTCTTCGACGAGGGGCGCCTGGTCGCCTCGGGTGAGCCCGCGCCGGTCATCGCGGCATATCGCGCTCTCTGCGAATGATCCAGACCTACATCCCCGGCCGCAGCGTCGTGCATCGGATGCCGGCGACGGCCAAGCTCGCGCTCTTCGCGCTGCTCGCGCTGGCGGTGACGGCGTACCCCCACGACGCGGCGAGCATCGGGATGGCTCTCGCGGGCGTCTGCGCGCTGTACCTGGTCTCCGGGATCCCGTTCGCCACCCTGATCGTCGAGGTGTGGCGGTTGCGGTGGCTGATCCTGGTGCTGGGCGTCGGGCTGTGGGTGTTCGTGTCGCCGCTCACCGCCTGGATCAGCACCGCCCGCGTCGTGGCGCTCGTCCTGCTGGCTACGCTGCTCACCCTCACGACGCGCATGGAGAGCCTGCTGCGGGTCCTGCACCGTCTGCTGACGCCCCTCGGCAGGTTCGGCATCGATCCACGGACCGTGTCGATGACGATCGCCCTGGCGCTCACGATGGTGCCGACGGTGGCGCGGTTCTCGACGGAGGTCAGGGATGCCGCATCGGCACGCGGCATCCGACTCCGCATCCGGTGGATCGTGCCGCTCCTCGTGCGCACGCTACGCCACGCGGATGACGTGGGTGATGCCCTCGCCGCCCGTGGACTGGTGTGAGCGCCGGGCGAGGCGGAGAGCCAGCAGCATCGCGATCACGGCGACGCCCGCGGTCGCGACCGTCGTGCCCAGCACGAGGAGGAGGACCACTCCGGCGATGCCCACCGAGACGGCGGCGGCGACACGGCGAGGCGATTCCTCCGCGCGCACCGACGGCCCCGTCTCGACGCGCGTGACGGCGAGAGCGACGAGCGCGGTGAGCGCGAGCGCTGTGGCGAGCCAGAGCGGCCGCGTCAGCCACCACTCGAGCGTGCTGGGAGCCGGCAGCGCGACGCCCGTGGTCATGGCGCTCATCGCCGAGACGCCGGCCATGCCGAGCAGCACCGGCATGTGCCAGAGGTAGATGCTCATCGTGCGACGGTTCACGAATGCCGCGAGTGCTGCGGGGATACCTCGACGACTGAACCCGTCGAGGCGGTCGCGCAGCAGCGAGACCAGGCTGAGGTGCACGACGCCGACGAGCAGCAGTGCGGCCGTGGGAGGGTTGATGTTGGCGATGAGGTCGGGGGAGTAGACGCCGCTCACGAAGGTGCCGATGAGCGAGAGCAGCGCGGCCCCGCCACCGAGGACGCGAGTGCGCCTGCTGAGCGCGTCGATCGTGCCGTCGGCGAGGAAGAACCCCAGCTGCTGGAGCGCGAGCCAGACGAAGGCGAGATTCACGAAGCCGAGGCCCTCGAGCCCCGTATGCGCACGGACGGCGTCCACGGCGACCGCGGACGCCACGAGCATCAGCAGCGTCACGCGGGGCGCCCGGGAGTGCAGGCCTGCCAGCGCGGGCAGGAGCGCCTGGCACAGGAGGAACACGGCGAGGAACCACAGCGGCTGGCCGTAGCGGAACCCGGCGACGGCGACGATCTCCGGTGGCACGCCCGCGACGAGGAGGGCGGCGAGCGCCACGCCGACGATCCCGATCGCGAAGACGGCGGGTCGGAGGAGCCGGTGCACCCTGCCGGCGATGAACTGCGACCCGGTTCCGCCACGCGCCTGCATCCGGCGGAAGGCGACGAGGCCCGCGAAGCCGCCGATGATGAAGAACAGCGGCATGACCTGCAGCATCCAGCTGAGCGGGACGATCCACCACGCGCCGTCGCTGGCGTTGGCGAAGACCGGGCCGCCGTCGACGACGGTGACCCCGACCATGATCCCGTGCAGCAGCACGACGCCCACCACGCACGCGGCGCGCAGGAGGTCGATGACCGTGTCCCGCCCCGCGGGAAGCGGAGCTCGGTGGGCGGTGAGCGGGGGTGCGTCGACGATGGCCATGGTGTCCTCCTCGGTGGGTGTCCGAGGAGCGTATGAACGGGATGCCTCGCAGGGGATCACCCCCTGGGGTCGTTCGCACCCCTACCGAGGTGTGAACCTGCCCCGTCGCGCCTACGAGGCGGGCTCGACCAGGCCCGCGTCGTACGCGAGGATCACCGCGTGCACCCGGTCGCGCAGACCGAGCTTCGCGAGCACCTTGCCCACGTGGGTCTTGACCGTCTGCTCGGCGATGAAGAGGTCGGAGGCGATCTCGCCGTTCGATCTACCTCTGCCGATCAGCACGAGCACCTCTCGCTCGCGATCGGTGAGGTCGGCGAGAGCTGAGGCGGCTCGGGGAGTGCGGGGCCGGTGACCGGCGAACTGCTCGATCATGCGCCTGGTCACGCTGGGGGCGAGCAGCGCGTCCCCGGCCGCGACCACGCGCACGGCATGCACCAGCTCCTCCGGCAGGGCGTCCTTGAGGAGGAACCCGCTGGCACCCGCCTCGAGGGCGTCGTAGACGTAGTCGTCGATGTCGAAGGTCGTGAGCATGAGGATGCGCGGCACGTGCGCTGCGGGGTAGCCGGGACCGAGGATGCGTCGGGTCGCCTCGATGCCGTCCACACCAGGCATGCGCACATCCATCAGGATGACGTCGGGGTCGAGCCG
This genomic interval from Microbacterium hydrocarbonoxydans contains the following:
- a CDS encoding TetR family transcriptional regulator, which codes for MTPEYNSTRHDREGVARAALALLDEVGLADLSMRRIAGRLDVQPSALYWHFSSKQELLADLADRITASIPRADADVPTVARSIRDALFTHRDGAELVLSTYALGLGSATAQAALEDALRRSGAADPAQRAVALLHFILGHATLVQQRMHADSHGAMENGGTLDVTAGLDRVFDLGIRALADSGEPLSAAPTLRRDRA
- a CDS encoding acyltransferase family protein, which gives rise to MAIVDAPPLTAHRAPLPAGRDTVIDLLRAACVVGVVLLHGIMVGVTVVDGGPVFANASDGAWWIVPLSWMLQVMPLFFIIGGFAGLVAFRRMQARGGTGSQFIAGRVHRLLRPAVFAIGIVGVALAALLVAGVPPEIVAVAGFRYGQPLWFLAVFLLCQALLPALAGLHSRAPRVTLLMLVASAVAVDAVRAHTGLEGLGFVNLAFVWLALQQLGFFLADGTIDALSRRTRVLGGGAALLSLIGTFVSGVYSPDLIANINPPTAALLLVGVVHLSLVSLLRDRLDGFSRRGIPAALAAFVNRRTMSIYLWHMPVLLGMAGVSAMSAMTTGVALPAPSTLEWWLTRPLWLATALALTALVALAVTRVETGPSVRAEESPRRVAAAVSVGIAGVVLLLVLGTTVATAGVAVIAMLLALRLARRSHQSTGGEGITHVIRVA
- a CDS encoding energy-coupling factor ABC transporter ATP-binding protein, translated to MRPETAVDTISVDHVSVVRDDRTILRDVSVQLTAPRIAVIGANGSGKSTFARLLNALVRPSSGRVSVHGLDGERDTAALRRRVGFVFTDPQAQLLMPTPAEDLALSLRGEPRTEIERQVAETLTAHGLAAHADVPASELSGGQKQMLALASVLIAGPRLIVADEPTTLLDLRNARRISELLLTLPMQVVIVTHDLELAARCDQVLLFDEGRLVASGEPAPVIAAYRALCE
- a CDS encoding response regulator, with the translated sequence MTISVLIADDQAMVRAGFAALLDAHEGIRVAGQASDGAEAVTLAARLDPDVILMDVRMPGVDGIEATRRILGPGYPAAHVPRILMLTTFDIDDYVYDALEAGASGFLLKDALPEELVHAVRVVAAGDALLAPSVTRRMIEQFAGHRPRTPRAASALADLTDREREVLVLIGRGRSNGEIASDLFIAEQTVKTHVGKVLAKLGLRDRVHAVILAYDAGLVEPAS
- a CDS encoding biotin transporter BioY — protein: MAEQSGDLGRDIARVAVFAALIVVLGTVTIPMPGGVPVTAQTLGVMLAGAVLGPRLAPLSVLLVLLLAAVGLPVLSGGRGGLGVFLGPTAGYLIGWIAGAIVVGLIARSARPSWWRVGLGALVGGILVVYLFGIPVQALVLGVDLGPTAVSSLVFLPGDLLKVVAATVLTVTLRRAYPRAFGTRGSAATRASVRAA
- a CDS encoding CbiQ family ECF transporter T component translates to MIQTYIPGRSVVHRMPATAKLALFALLALAVTAYPHDAASIGMALAGVCALYLVSGIPFATLIVEVWRLRWLILVLGVGLWVFVSPLTAWISTARVVALVLLATLLTLTTRMESLLRVLHRLLTPLGRFGIDPRTVSMTIALALTMVPTVARFSTEVRDAASARGIRLRIRWIVPLLVRTLRHADDVGDALAARGLV
- a CDS encoding MFS transporter — protein: MTDGIAAASIWDRERLWVSVGAVALIFLAAIEALAVTTVMPIVSEALDGRELYAVAFAGTLATSVIGMVAAGAWADARGPRGALYVAVTLFIAGLLLSGFAVSMEQFLIGRLVQGLGAGGQTVALYVVVARLYPAHLHGRVFAAFAAAWVVPSMVGPFLAGAVAEYLDWRWAFLGVAVLTTIAFLLIAVRLRGVDLGHGEPQDRRALVIRLLLAVVVATFAVLIGFTAELAVQVGWPLALASVAVIAVAVLPLLPRRTLRAGFGLPSVVLMRGIAAGAFFAAEAYIPYLLIERFGFTATWAGVALMLAAFAWAGASQLQGRVGERLGNTRITVISLSLMLLALACVLVAALWAVSPALVVVGWAFAGGGMGLLYPRLTVLTLAYSNPGNQGFNSSALSISDSTGSAVAIALAGLAVAGLGGEATAFSVVFAFCLGLVLLGFVPGLRLGHAAESARR